GATGGCGGATATTGGAGGAGCATGAATAGGAGAACTAAAGCCAGGAATATCATCCTGAAGCGGTAAGTTTCTATAACGAACAATGCCCCTAGGATGCACCACAGGATCATGGAGATTCCAACTGCCATAACAGGGTACTTTGAGATCCCTCTGAACTCTCTAACGGCTCCCTCTTCCTTCTCAGCCTCGCTCATAGGAGCCACCGATCCCCACGCGAGTTTAATAATATAAATATTTTGTGAAAAATTTTGAGGTTAATGGGCATGATATCTCAGGCTCGCTTCCTACTTACATCCACATGATGGAGGAAGCCGAGGCGACTATCTCAGAGCTATTAACTGGACATCCTAAGACCTCGAAGATGTGGAACCTCCTTAAAGATGATCCAGAGGTCAACGCTGACTGGGACATGTCCAATTACATAGCTGTAGCGAAGCTCGGCTATAACGAGCATGGTGAGATCCATGCGAAGATAGTAACTGCTAACGCCCTCAAGATGCTCAAGCTACTCTTAGAGCATGGGATAATGCCGAGCGTAATCAAGGAGAGGGCTGGTGATGAGGACGATGCTCATTTGATAGTCCTAACCGCTTCCTTACTCCACGATATAGGGAATCAAGTCCATAGGGAGGGTCACCCCTCATACAGCGTTTACCTAGCGATTCCACTCCTGAATAGGCTCCTACCTGAGATATATGAGGATGAGGAAGTGATGTACGAGATCAGAGGCACATATTACATTGCATAGTATCGCATGAAGCGGATACCAGGGATCTCACCGAGGAAGCTAGTATAGTGGGCATAGCCGATGGCACTGATATGACTAAGGGCAGGGGGAGGCTCGCTTTCGATAAGGGGAACGTCAACATACGTACTGTATCAGCGCTAAGCATAGAGGAAGTTCATATGAGGGAAGGGGAGAGGGCGCCCATAAGGATAGAGGTCCACATGAACAACAGCGCTGGCATATTCCAAGTGCAGGGGACCCTGGGTAAGAAGATAAAGGACAGTCCAATAGAGGATTACGTTGAAGTAGTAGCTTTGACTATGCCGGATGAACCTAGGATGGATCAGAGGATAGTGAATCAGTTAGTCATAATGGAAGGGAAGTTCAAGCCCAAGGATTAGCCCACTACAGTCACTACCACATTCCTCTCCCTCGGGCCGTCCAGCTCGATCAACAGTATGCTCTGCCAAGTCCCCCTCAGGATCCTGCCCGAGGAGACGGGGAAAGCTCTCGAAGGTCCTATGAAGGATGAGGCTAGATGAGCGTAGGCGTTATCATCAATCCTGTCATGCTCCCATCCCTCCCTCACGAACTCCTCCCTTATCTTCCTGATTATATCATTTATCAGGCCCCTCTCATTCTCATTAGCCACTAGAGCGGCTGTGGCATGAGGGAGGTGCACTAAGCAGATCCCCTCGCTTATCCCGGATCTCCTAACTATTGCTTCTACGTCCCCAGTTATATCTATAACTTGGATCCTCTCCTTGCTCCTGACCCGCAGGGTCTCGATGTAGGAAGCCATAAGCCTTCAGAGATTACGGGATAAAAAATCTTCCCCGATGCGGGCTCGGATTCAGATGTACCATTTGCATTTAGATGGATCTACTCATGCGGGATAGCCCGAACTCAATTCCGAAAAACTCTCCAGACACGCTCCTTAAGCCCTGGAATGAGTGATCGAGCGATAAGTTCTTCAGGGGTCAGCTCCCCATAAGGGGGATGGAGTTCTACGCCACGTGCACCCCCGGACTGGAGTTCATCTCAGCCAAGGAGATAGAGGGGAAGGGGCTGGGGAGATTGATTGAATTGAGGGAGGGGAGGGGGAGAGTGATCTTCGAGTCGGAGTACGATATGATTCCCTCGCTGAACTGCTCCCTCAGGAGCGTTGAAAGAATAGTGCTCCTACTGGCCAGGGAGAGGACCTCTGAGCTTGATGGGATATACAGGGCCGTTAAGGGGATAGATTTCAGCTTCATGAGACCTGAATGGAGTTTCGCCGTGAGATCGAATAGGTTGGGGGAGCATGACTTCACTTCAGTTGACATAGGGAGGGTGGCGGGGCAGGCTGTCATAGATAGCTACATGGAGGCCAGGGGGGTCAGGCTCAAGGTGAACCTGGATTCTCCGGATGTCATAGTGAGGTGCGATCTTATAAAGGACGAGCTTTTAG
The sequence above is drawn from the Candidatus Korarchaeum cryptofilum OPF8 genome and encodes:
- a CDS encoding secondary thiamine-phosphate synthase enzyme YjbQ, with protein sequence MASYIETLRVRSKERIQVIDITGDVEAIVRRSGISEGICLVHLPHATAALVANENERGLINDIIRKIREEFVREGWEHDRIDDNAYAHLASSFIGPSRAFPVSSGRILRGTWQSILLIELDGPRERNVVVTVVG